Below is a window of Entelurus aequoreus isolate RoL-2023_Sb linkage group LG07, RoL_Eaeq_v1.1, whole genome shotgun sequence DNA.
ttttggagggcagtgtccgtcgtatatacagtcgtatctgtgttaatagaacccagttgtggctgggatgcgttgtctttaatctcttttctaatgagttcaattttcttattaaagaaattcataaagtcatctgccgagtgggtggagctactgggaggagtcccttgttgggttagcgatgctactgtactaaacaaaaatttaggatcatttttgttgagatgtatgagatttgagtaatatttagctttagctgaggtaagcatgcgtttataagttattaaactatcactccatgcttgatggaaaacctcaagtttagtcgggcgccatttgcgttctagctttctacatgataatttatgggctttagtttcttctgtaaaccatggggtacgccttttaggggccctttttagctttagcggtgctatactatcaatggtgtcgcgtagggcgtcgttaaagttgttagtgaggttatcaatagagcccacataatttgagaATGGTGCCAtcaccgaaggcagtaggtcagcaagagtcgtcgttgtggcagcattaatgttgcggctgctatagtagttattattattattattaatttgttgacagtgagtcagaacttcgaattttataaggtaatgatcggacattactttagtgtacgggagtatcgtaactttagaggtggtgacacccctgacaagcactagatctattgtattactgttgcgatgcgtgggttcatttaatatttgtgtaagaccacagctatcaattatagtctggagcgccacgcacggagggtccgatggggtattcatatggatattaaagtcccccattatgattatattgtcggcgtgcgtcactagatcagcaacgaactctgaaaattcattgataaagtccgaatacggccctggggggcggtagatgacagccaggtgcagaggcagcggtgtgacaaacctcatagtaagcacctcaaacgagttatatttattatttaggtccgaggtaaggctaaagtttttgttgtatattagtgcaacacccccaccccttttaatgggacgggcaatatgcgttcccgtatagccaggaggagactcctcacccagcgcaaaaaatttgtctggtttgagccaggtctcggctagaccaacgacatcaagattgttgtctctaatgacttcattaactaataacgttttggaagataatgatcttatgtttaaaaagcccatattataggtagtgggctgttttgaggagtttttgttgaaagtatccgtagtagcaatataaataatgttacgtttattatgcgtagtgcactttaaatagtttcgaccatatctaggaattgatatgacaggaattttcagattgtttgccacctcagtaaaatgcatgtccacctctgacgcagaaaaaacattatgtgagttgtatattattctaagagaattgctatgtgtgcagggattatccagcctggcactggctagttctagcttaacagactccttattaacgcttctttgaggattagcctttagctttgttgttagccccgcccgacatccccgcttctgcttccgagcacaccgtttacgtctctttcgttgacggtccccgctggtagtggaccccgctgcttcaaaggccactgctggatgtagctcgcgaagaattcccaagctagcgagtaggtccaccgtacacgcatctttcagcccaaaatggcccgatctctccacatccagaatcgtatgtcggtcgtaagtgatcacggagtgaccacgctgtgagccagccatgaaattgactgaattgacgggtatttttgccaaatcggtctacacttccaagagcgcctgcaagaagctgccgccgtgaagcgccgccatcttgcagaatgtattgcagcttctggatgttcttgctggggatcccgtcAAGAAGTGTGTTTCAGTAGTCTAGCTTGTAATATTCAATTAATAAATTATAGAAACACAATCGATAGTTTTAACGTCAAAACCagcaaaaacatgacacaaataaaTTAGGCTATTTTGATATTGTTTGGACTGTTTTGTTCGAAAATGGAGAATTCCGGTTCGGTCGTGACGTCACTTCCTAAAGTTAatcgttaaaaaataataaatgatggCAGCAAACTCGATCATTCCAACTGCACAAACCAGCACGAACAAAAATGACACTATTTTGGCTTAATTTTAGATTATTTTGGCCTAGTTTGAGGAATCGCGGTGGGGCCTGTTTCACGATGACGTCACGTCCGGAAATTTGAAAGGTTAATGTCTCAAAAACACAAGCACCCCAAACAATATTTTTGctgcacaaacaaatgagactaTTTTGGCTCAATTTAGAGAACGGGGTGGGGGGGTTTTCAAATAATCTTTAATAACTCTGAAAAGAAAGCagcacaaacaaacattttaattgCACAAACCAGCACTGACTGGTGTGGGGAGGTTTTGACATAGTTAATGACTGTGTATGTATAATAACAACTTCAATAAACGTTGATCACATAAGAACcgtaaaacttaaaaactataatagaccaacgttttttgcagcacaaataacACAAAAACGGAAAAAGCACAAACAACCATTTTAAatgcacaaacaaatgagactaTTTCTACAGAGTTTTAGgagggccaacttcacacaggttagTTTAGCGCGGTGGTTCTCGAAATGGTTTCACCTCAGAACAAATTTGGCTCTCCAAGGACCACCATCatgaccaacattagaatacagtagcgcagtaggtgtacataatcatcaaaaacaaggcagtggTTTTATATAACtagcatatttaatatttttggccactgtaacattgcacacagtttgaacagcaacacgatgtttgaatatttaatttcgTGATGGAGCCCCACAGTTTCAGACTCGCTGGTTTATCACATATTGTTATGCGTTgaattggttttagcatctttaatgtacaaaatgtataatGTCGGTGGACAAAGCTTGGACCCCCATGCATTAAGTGAAGAAAGTGACCCAAATCTTGTAACATATTTGCATATTTATTGTAACTGAATGTTTATTGAAGGCGGTAATGGAAGTCCTGTAAGGATGAAATAATAGTCTCTAGTGAACAGACCCGTCATGTTTCTCCAGTTGTCTAATTCAACATTTGCTTTGGTTGTGTTGGCTCCAAGGGGGATACAAAGCCATGGTTTATGTAAAAATTGCAAATATCACCGTGAGAGGAGATGATGGTGTCTTAAAACAAAGCGCTGACAAAAAGGTGATTGGTACAAAACATGACAGCTGCAATGAAAAAAAATACTGCATTAGCAATCTTCATGTCACACACTCATGCACTTTCTGcaaagacacacgcacacacgcacacacacattcactgtcaTGCACCCAACAATGCTGTCACTCACACAAAGATAAATGTAGCCATTTGAAAACTCCTGCTCAAATCCAATCATACATCCACATCTGGAGTGCAGAAAGTAAAATAAAACCACAAATTGAGATGATAAGAAAGAGAAACCACCTTCACCGGTCTAACCTGAAAACAAGCACAAACCCAGAGTGACCTTTCACCCTGCATCTTACCCCACCTAATTCCAACAGCACCCACCCTTTAAAAACCTCCCTGCTCACTTTGCATGCTCCTCTCCATCACAGAAGCTCTGAGTACAGAGTGAGGTCATGGAGGGGGAGGAGAACTTTACTTGGTGACCTGACTCTTGTGTTCTTCGTTTTTTAAGGAAgtcttgtgtgatgactagtGAAGCTTTAACGGCGAGCGCAGGTTTATAAAGCTTGCGTCTTGAGCTCGATGGGCTCGCCGCGAGGGTCCTGCGGGTTCTCCCTCTCCGGGGGCCGACTGCCCTTCAGCGTGGCCAGGCGCTCGGACAGACCCCTCATGCGCGGGAACAGGACGAAGTCGTACAAGAGGGCGCCCACAGTGGCGCCGATCATGGGTCCCACCCAGTACACCTGAAAGCAGTCGGCATGTTTGAGGAGGCGTGACAAAGAAAAGTGAGCTTCTTACCCAGTGGTTGAGGAAGTTTCTGAACAGCACAGCAGGTGCGAAGGACCTGGCGGGGTTCATGCCAGCACCTGTGTAGTACATCTGGAACACATACAGGTGTGATCTACATGCACGCGTCATCTCGGCGCTGCTGTGTTTGGCTCACCCCCATGAGATGTCCGATGGCCACGGAGAAGCCAATGGAGAGGGCGGCGGAACCCAGGCGGCCGTTTCTCCTCTCGTCCGTCACGGCGAAGATGCACACCACCAGCTGGATGGTGAGGAACACCTCCACCGTGGTGGCCATTCCCAGACTGACGCCAGGCTGCAGCTGTGTATGGCAAACATGTCACGCGGGTGTTTTTTTCACCCATTAGAAGAGAGTATTCAGAAACCTCCATGTTGTCTCCTTACCGCGTTCAAAGCCATGTTGCCCCTCATGTTGCCAGGCGTGACCCCGTACAGCACGGCGGCCCCGGCCACAGCGCCGAGGCACTGGGCGACTATGTAGAAAAAAGCGCGGAAGAGAGACAACTGGGCACCGACGAGGTAGGCGAAGGTGACGGCGGGGTTAATATGGCCGCCGCTGATGTGGCCGATGGACTGGATGAGGGTGGCGGCCGCCAGTCCGAAGCACAGGGCCACGTGGAAGACGTGGTGAGGCCCCACACTCCAGCGCAGGGCGGCACCCAAGCCGAAAAAGACAAAGAACATGGTCCCGAAGAACTCTGCGAAGACGGCCCGCCAAAAACTCATGGAGCGGAACTCCCACATGGTCGCTTTTTCGCCGACGCCCACCAGAAGAAGGCAGAAGCAGCTCGAAACTGTTCAGTCCACGCGTCAGCTGGAAAAGGAAAGTGGAGTCGAGGAAATCCACTGGCAGGATCTGCAACGAGTGGCGTGACGCTGCTGTGCTCGCTTTCCACCTGATTGCACCTGCTTCAAACACACATGACAACGCAGGTGGGCATCGGATTGTCGGATCGATCGCGACGACGTCCGATAAACGTTCAGCTCTGACGGGGCGGAGAGGGCCAGACATGCGCTTTATAATACGCCCCCCGGGGGGCCCCCCGAATGATGCCATAATCCCCCCCTGTGGGGACGAGGGAGGGAGGGGAGGCACCAGTGGAAGTCCTAAATCAAACAAATGTAACCCCGCCGTTATAGACCAGGGTCACAAGAGGCGTGTTTGTGTCTGTGACGAAAAAACCAGAAGGTGTGTGAGGAGAGCAGAACTCACACAAAaacgtgttgttgttgttttttttctttgaaggaaCAACAGCAACAAAATGTGGCGGAAGAGCAGCTGCAGCCTGGAGAAGAAGGTTTCTTCAGGGGCGTATGTCATATGTTGACTTATCATAACTGGGACAATCAGGGGAAACaagtgctgacacacacacacacacacacacacacacacacacacacacacacacgcacacacacgcgcggATAATACAGTTGAGGCCCCCAGACGGAAGAGCCCAAAGCCAACAGCGCTGAAGTGACCCATACAGAGAAAATCCTGACCCTGTGAAACTATTGTGTGGATGGGCATGACACACACGCACgctcgcacgcacgcacacataaaGATGACATTTGCCTGAATATTCTAGGTTGTCTGGGGATTAAAAGACAAACACAAGATGTTGGTTTATTACAGCTTTACAATTCAAGAAAAGACCATTTTGCACAAAATGTTTTGCAGTGTTTGCTGCACCAGCCATGAAGGTTCTGCAGGCCGCTCAGATGTGCACCGGGCCGCTCAGGATGCAGAGAGTGCACCTGGGGGTTAGCGAGCAGCACAGGGCCATGGCGCTGAGCAATCCAGAGCCCTCTTTCTGCCAGAGTTAGGGGTGATGAATGCAAAACGCCGAGCTTGCATTTCTACTCCCTTTTATGGAAAGGAGACACAATGTAAAATGCTAGCAGCAATGTGGTGGGTATTGTgcacacggtgtgtgtgtgtgtgtgtgtgcgtgcgtgcgtgcgtgcatgcgtgcgtgtgtgtgtgcgtgtgtgcgtgcgtgcgtatgtgtgtgtgtggtttactGTAGGTCAAACTAGTGTTGTGGGACTTGACCTTATCTATAGTGTGGTCTTGTTTATTAGAACACACAAGATAGAAATGTcaataagtcaatcaatcaaagcttattaatatagcccttaatcacgagtgtctcaaagggctgcacaagccacaacgacatcctgggctcagatcccacatcaggccaagaaaaaactcaacccaaagggatgacaatgagaaccttggaggggactgcagatgtgtgGACCCCCACCCCctgggcaaccggtgcaatggacgtcgagtgaatctagttaatagtgtgggagtccagtccatagtggggccagcaggagatcatcttgagtggagacaagtcagcagcgcagagatgtcaccaactgatgcacagagtggtccaccccggatcccgactttgaacagctagcgcgtctaGCTAGCTAGGTAGGGCtttagcccccctaaaatattcttaagccccctaaATAATTGGgtgttatatacagatatatatattttttggtttgttttcttttttttacaaatacatgccgacatggtcattataaagtggcccgaatatgagtttaaataaataatcacataacctgtcattattcactcagtttcccctcacttcatggTGTAAGGTAGGTAGCCCCTTTAgtgcgtaaaaaaaataaaaaaaatatatatatatatatatatatatatatatatatatatatatatatatatatatatatatatatatatatatatatatatatatacactaccgttcaaaagtttggggtcacattgaaatgtccttatttttgaaggaaaagcactgtacttttcaatgaagataactttaaactagtcttaactttaaagaaatacactctatacattgctaatgtggtaaatgactattctagctgcaaatg
It encodes the following:
- the mipb gene encoding major intrinsic protein of lens fiber b produces the protein MWEFRSMSFWRAVFAEFFGTMFFVFFGLGAALRWSVGPHHVFHVALCFGLAAATLIQSIGHISGGHINPAVTFAYLVGAQLSLFRAFFYIVAQCLGAVAGAAVLYGVTPGNMRGNMALNALQPGVSLGMATTVEVFLTIQLVVCIFAVTDERRNGRLGSAALSIGFSVAIGHLMGMYYTGAGMNPARSFAPAVLFRNFLNHWVYWVGPMIGATVGALLYDFVLFPRMRGLSERLATLKGSRPPERENPQDPRGEPIELKTQAL